Proteins encoded together in one Marinithermus hydrothermalis DSM 14884 window:
- a CDS encoding NADH-quinone oxidoreductase subunit N has translation MSVLITLLLTALLATFAGFVMPSSEVRRVSGIGFALALVFLGVNWGEDQVLFNGLYVFDAFARGITLVVLLAALMAVLVGTRYLAATQAERFEYYALLGYAVLGAHVIGATTNLVVMLIGIEILSIPLYVLAGFRRDLESYEASVKYFLLGAAASGILFYGIVLHYGATGAFTVGAAGEGLLYFAAMALILTGLGFKVALVPFQWWTPDVYQGSPTPVTLFMASGVKAAAFAALARVLVGSGLEGPWGALFALMVALTVLFGNLAALVQNEAKRVLAYSSIAHAGYAALALLGPDAGPALGYYLFAYAISTGLAFGVLSVVDEGKGVPYGALRGLLQRAPLLGVGWVFAMLSLAGIPPFVGFWAKYLVILEAARGGAYGLVVFALLTSVVAAFYYLRLLALAAFSAPASMEVPAARSGARFALVVAAGLVVLLGLWAGLGFGLFANAAALAP, from the coding sequence CGCGCTGGCCCTGGTCTTCCTCGGGGTGAACTGGGGCGAGGACCAGGTGCTGTTTAACGGGTTGTACGTCTTCGATGCTTTCGCTCGAGGCATCACCCTGGTCGTCCTCCTCGCGGCCTTGATGGCGGTGCTGGTGGGCACCCGGTACCTGGCCGCGACCCAGGCGGAGCGGTTCGAGTACTACGCGCTATTGGGGTACGCGGTCCTGGGCGCCCATGTGATCGGCGCGACCACCAACCTGGTCGTGATGCTGATCGGGATCGAGATCCTTTCGATTCCCTTGTACGTCCTGGCGGGGTTTAGGCGCGACCTGGAGTCCTACGAGGCGAGCGTGAAGTACTTCCTGCTGGGCGCGGCGGCCTCGGGGATCTTGTTCTACGGGATCGTGCTGCACTACGGCGCGACCGGGGCCTTCACGGTGGGCGCGGCAGGGGAGGGCCTCCTGTACTTCGCCGCCATGGCCTTGATCCTGACCGGCCTGGGGTTCAAGGTGGCCCTGGTGCCCTTCCAGTGGTGGACGCCCGACGTCTACCAGGGCAGCCCCACGCCCGTCACGCTCTTCATGGCCTCCGGGGTGAAGGCCGCGGCCTTTGCGGCGCTGGCGCGCGTGCTGGTGGGCAGCGGCCTCGAGGGACCCTGGGGGGCGTTGTTCGCGTTGATGGTGGCGCTCACCGTGCTGTTTGGGAACCTGGCCGCGCTCGTGCAGAACGAGGCCAAGCGCGTGCTCGCTTACTCCTCGATCGCGCACGCGGGGTACGCCGCGCTGGCGCTCTTGGGGCCGGACGCGGGGCCCGCCCTGGGATACTACCTCTTCGCTTACGCGATCTCGACGGGGCTGGCCTTCGGGGTGCTCAGCGTGGTGGATGAAGGCAAAGGCGTGCCTTACGGTGCGCTGCGCGGCCTGTTGCAGCGGGCGCCACTGCTTGGGGTGGGGTGGGTGTTCGCGATGCTTTCGCTCGCGGGGATCCCTCCCTTCGTGGGGTTTTGGGCCAAGTACCTGGTGATCCTCGAGGCCGCTCGTGGCGGCGCGTACGGTCTGGTGGTCTTCGCCTTGTTGACCTCGGTCGTGGCTGCGTTCTACTACCTGCGCCTGCTTGCCCTCGCCGCGTTTAGCGCGCCCGCGAGCATGGAGGTGCCCGCCGCGCGGAGCGGGGCGCGGTTTGCGCTGGTTGTCGCGGCGGGGCTGGTGGTGCTGTTGGGCTTGTGGGCGGGGCTGGGGTTTGGCCTCTTCGCGAACGCGGCGGCGCTCGCCCCCTAG
- a CDS encoding DinB family protein, translated as MGITRAGLKRLIEMHEAIWDAWWPVLLGLEPEAARRAVGGSFPSVLATTAHMVSQEIAWQDRFENRPSERSLGAAWADLAEVHRHWERLRARRAAWLEGADPAATIRYTNARGEAFESTVGEIWFVLVMHAHFHRGQLATQLRLLGRTPPSVHFLRFVARPQPG; from the coding sequence ATGGGAATCACCCGCGCGGGGCTCAAGCGCCTCATCGAGATGCACGAAGCGATCTGGGACGCGTGGTGGCCGGTCTTGCTGGGCCTCGAGCCCGAAGCGGCGCGGCGCGCGGTGGGCGGGAGTTTTCCCAGCGTCCTCGCCACGACCGCGCACATGGTGAGCCAGGAGATCGCGTGGCAGGACCGGTTCGAGAACCGGCCGTCCGAGCGGTCCCTGGGCGCAGCGTGGGCGGACCTGGCGGAGGTGCACCGGCACTGGGAGCGCCTCCGGGCGCGGCGGGCGGCGTGGCTCGAGGGCGCGGACCCGGCCGCGACGATCCGGTACACGAACGCGCGCGGCGAGGCGTTCGAGAGCACGGTGGGCGAGATCTGGTTCGTGCTCGTGATGCACGCGCACTTCCACCGGGGGCAGCTCGCCACCCAGCTCCGTCTCCTGGGCCGCACGCCGCCCAGCGTGCACTTCCTCCGGTTCGTAGCGCGCCCCCAGCCAGGCTAG
- a CDS encoding FAD-dependent oxidoreductase, which produces MSRLVIIGGVAAGMSAAAKAKRTNPDLEITVFEKSPHVSYGACGLPYFLAGRIPRAEALIARTPEAFKQQGIAVLTRHEVTAVDLEGRRVQVHDHAEGRTFWHPFDHLLLATGATPIRPPIPGAHQEGVHVLRTLEDGLALHAALETARSTVIVGAGYIGLELAEAFRARGKAVTLIEAQPRVLPQADPEVSPLVEAELERHGVEVLTGTTVTAFTGQGRLEAVETSAGTVPADLAVLAVGVRPNVALAEAMGLELGPTGAVRVDAQLRTSHPGVWAAGDVAESRHRVTGEAYWLPLGDVANKHGRVAGSVIAGQPAAFAGVVGTTVTKVFELAVATTGLSEAAARSRGYPVATVWIQAKDRAHYYPDARPLYVKLIYRSDTGALLGGQLVGRGDAVLRVDALAALLHQGGTVEDLAALDLAYAPPFSPVWDPLLVAAGQAQKQRLPRRTGEGAPTREGA; this is translated from the coding sequence ATGAGCCGCCTGGTGATCATCGGCGGCGTGGCCGCCGGAATGAGCGCCGCTGCCAAAGCTAAACGCACCAACCCCGACCTCGAGATCACCGTCTTCGAAAAAAGCCCCCACGTCTCCTACGGGGCCTGCGGCCTCCCCTACTTCCTCGCGGGGCGCATCCCCCGCGCGGAAGCCCTCATCGCCCGCACCCCCGAAGCCTTCAAACAGCAGGGGATCGCTGTCCTCACCCGGCACGAGGTCACGGCGGTGGACCTCGAGGGCCGCCGCGTCCAGGTGCACGACCACGCGGAGGGCCGCACCTTCTGGCACCCCTTCGACCACCTCCTCCTCGCCACCGGTGCCACCCCCATCCGTCCCCCCATCCCCGGAGCGCACCAGGAAGGCGTGCACGTGCTGCGCACCCTGGAGGACGGCCTGGCCCTCCACGCTGCCCTCGAGACTGCGCGGAGCACCGTGATCGTAGGCGCGGGGTACATCGGCCTCGAGCTCGCCGAGGCCTTCCGCGCGCGCGGCAAGGCCGTCACGCTCATCGAGGCCCAGCCCCGCGTCCTGCCTCAGGCCGACCCCGAGGTCAGCCCCCTGGTGGAGGCCGAGCTCGAGCGGCACGGGGTCGAGGTCCTGACCGGCACCACGGTCACGGCCTTCACCGGCCAGGGGCGGCTGGAGGCCGTGGAGACCAGCGCCGGCACCGTCCCCGCGGACCTCGCGGTCCTCGCGGTCGGCGTCCGCCCCAACGTAGCCCTCGCCGAGGCGATGGGGCTCGAGCTCGGACCCACCGGGGCCGTGCGCGTGGACGCCCAGCTCCGCACCAGCCACCCCGGCGTGTGGGCCGCGGGGGACGTGGCCGAGTCGCGCCACCGCGTTACCGGCGAGGCGTACTGGCTCCCCCTGGGGGACGTGGCCAACAAGCACGGGCGGGTGGCCGGCAGCGTGATCGCGGGCCAGCCCGCCGCGTTCGCCGGCGTGGTGGGCACCACCGTCACCAAGGTCTTCGAGCTGGCCGTCGCCACGACCGGCCTCTCGGAAGCCGCGGCCCGAAGCCGGGGGTACCCGGTGGCGACGGTTTGGATCCAGGCGAAAGACCGCGCCCACTACTACCCGGACGCGCGCCCCCTGTACGTGAAGCTGATCTACCGGAGCGACACCGGGGCACTCCTCGGCGGGCAGCTTGTGGGGCGCGGGGACGCCGTGCTGCGCGTCGACGCCCTCGCAGCGCTACTGCACCAGGGGGGCACGGTGGAGGACCTAGCGGCCCTTGACCTGGCGTACGCCCCGCCGTTTTCCCCGGTCTGGGATCCGCTCCTCGTGGCCGCGGGGCAAGCCCAAAAACAGCGCCTTCCCCGGCGAACCGGGGAAGGCGCTCCCACGCGGGAAGGGGCCTAG
- a CDS encoding AAA family ATPase: MAGRQTFRILIVGKSGSGKSTLAKEIIRRMEGRYRQLIVVNRKREFAEFTEKGFSVGETGDPDPVLRRYRRIHFHVTGYDPRPFLDALGQAIMRRRDVLLVVDEAHQYFERGRVPKALFEVLTGGREFGHSAIFVTQMLRGAVGGIDPGVRRQATHLVTFRLTEPGEVQALAEQFPELGEGVKKLARPDDGCPPEYGVKDLDRERAGLVRRDPRDPRRRVWVELA; this comes from the coding sequence GTGGCCGGTAGGCAGACCTTCCGCATCCTGATCGTGGGCAAGTCGGGCTCCGGGAAGAGCACGCTCGCTAAAGAGATCATCCGCCGCATGGAGGGGCGATACCGTCAGTTGATCGTTGTTAACCGCAAGCGGGAGTTCGCCGAATTCACCGAAAAGGGCTTTAGTGTCGGCGAGACCGGCGACCCCGATCCCGTTCTCCGGCGTTACCGCCGCATTCATTTCCACGTGACCGGTTACGATCCCCGGCCCTTTTTGGACGCCCTCGGCCAGGCCATCATGCGTCGGCGCGACGTGCTCCTGGTCGTTGACGAGGCCCACCAGTACTTTGAGAGGGGCAGGGTCCCAAAGGCCCTCTTCGAGGTCCTGACCGGGGGCCGCGAGTTCGGGCACAGCGCCATCTTCGTGACCCAGATGCTGCGGGGGGCGGTGGGGGGGATCGACCCCGGGGTGCGCCGCCAGGCCACTCACCTCGTCACCTTCCGCCTCACCGAGCCCGGCGAGGTCCAGGCCCTCGCCGAGCAGTTCCCGGAGCTCGGGGAGGGTGTCAAGAAGCTCGCGCGCCCCGATGACGGCTGCCCGCCGGAGTACGGCGTGAAGGACCTGGACCGTGAGCGTGCGGGCCTCGTGCGCCGCGACCCGAGGGACCCCCGGCGGCGGGTGTGGGTGGAGCTAGCTTAA
- a CDS encoding acyl-CoA dehydrogenase family protein, protein MELTPEQKLVLETVREFAKNELYPLAPEYDASGEYPWPQLRKMAELGLLGMTTPEAWGGAGLDTVTWALAMEEIAAADPSVAVILSVTSGLPQYMLLKFGTDAQKEKYLRPLAQGEWIGAFCLTEPHAGSDPASLKLRAERVDGGYVLNGVKSWITSGGQAQLYVVMARTGGEGARGITAFLVEKDTPGLSFGKPEEKMGLHAAHTTEVRFDEVFVPEENRLGEEGMGLKYALSGLDSGRIGIAAQAVGIARAAYEIARDYADERTQFGQKLRAFEGVSFKLADMATRIEAARLLLLNAAARKDRGLPFSKEASMAKLFASETAVEVTRQAVQILGGYGYAREYRVERYYRDAKITEIYEGTSEIQRIVISREIYRELGR, encoded by the coding sequence ATCGAGCTCACGCCGGAACAAAAGCTGGTCCTTGAGACGGTACGGGAGTTCGCCAAAAACGAGCTGTACCCCCTGGCCCCGGAGTACGACGCCTCGGGGGAGTACCCGTGGCCCCAGCTCCGGAAGATGGCCGAGCTCGGCCTCCTAGGCATGACCACCCCCGAGGCGTGGGGTGGGGCCGGCCTCGACACGGTGACCTGGGCCTTGGCGATGGAGGAGATCGCCGCGGCGGACCCCTCGGTCGCGGTCATCCTTTCCGTAACCTCGGGCCTGCCGCAGTACATGCTCCTCAAGTTCGGTACCGACGCGCAAAAGGAGAAGTACCTGCGCCCGCTGGCCCAGGGCGAGTGGATCGGGGCGTTCTGCCTCACCGAGCCACACGCCGGGTCGGACCCGGCCTCCCTCAAGCTGCGCGCTGAGCGGGTGGACGGGGGGTACGTACTGAACGGGGTCAAGTCCTGGATCACCTCCGGCGGCCAGGCCCAGCTCTACGTGGTCATGGCCCGCACCGGCGGCGAGGGCGCCCGGGGCATCACCGCCTTTTTGGTGGAAAAGGACACGCCGGGGTTGTCCTTCGGGAAGCCCGAGGAGAAGATGGGGCTGCACGCGGCGCACACCACCGAGGTGCGGTTCGACGAGGTGTTCGTCCCCGAGGAGAACCGTCTCGGCGAGGAAGGCATGGGCCTCAAGTACGCCCTCTCCGGGCTGGACTCCGGCCGCATCGGGATCGCTGCGCAAGCCGTGGGGATCGCTCGAGCCGCGTACGAGATCGCCCGGGACTACGCGGACGAACGCACCCAGTTCGGCCAGAAGCTGCGCGCGTTCGAGGGGGTGAGCTTCAAGCTCGCGGACATGGCGACGCGGATCGAGGCCGCCCGGCTGCTGCTCTTGAACGCGGCGGCGCGGAAGGACCGGGGCCTTCCGTTCAGCAAGGAAGCCTCGATGGCTAAGCTGTTCGCCTCCGAGACGGCGGTGGAGGTCACGCGCCAGGCGGTGCAGATCCTGGGCGGGTACGGGTACGCGCGCGAGTACCGGGTGGAGCGGTACTACCGGGACGCGAAGATCACGGAGATCTACGAGGGCACCTCGGAGATCCAGCGCATCGTGATCAGCCGCGAGATCTATCGCGAGCTGGGGCGGTAG
- a CDS encoding cation:proton antiporter, translating to MHGESAVLLTIAWAIGLGLLAQILAHRFRLPAIVLLLAFGVTAGPYGLNLVHPSQLEEGLGILVKLAVAIILFEGALNLRLGDLRQAAREVRSLVTLGVLVSWVGGTLAALLIAGFPFPLALLFGALVTVTGPTVVQPLLKRMRVPRRLKTTLEGEAILIDPIGAILAVAVLDVVISIYGAEALTLWGAFWAYAGRLLVGGVVGYAGGAILSRLFKVRRLVPAELRNLVALAGVWLVFAIAESLLSEAGIMAAVAMGLSFQRGEVPEERRLRQFKEQLTVLGISLLFILLAANLRLEVIAAEGWRGVATVLALMFVVRPAAVYLAMRGSSFTWQEKLFIAWIGPRGIVAASVASLFALSLETAGFTDGERLLALTFLTIALTVTLQGLTANPIARLLGLKSTTGHRALVVGAGPLARYTARILEEHGRRVTVIDRNLSLVYAAQREGLEAHQGNALEEEVLERAGADEAESLLAATANPEVNVLTVQLAREAFNITRAYPVVDTPEKGAGPQLVEQVGGRIAFGRPIDIRDWEHALNYEPVETFVWAVPKEWPNVPLGEVRLPPELLPLVRIQGRNVEVAHSGQTWRKGERVVFLSRVPEAEALEALQRLAPVAQEE from the coding sequence ATGCACGGTGAATCCGCGGTGCTCTTAACCATCGCTTGGGCCATTGGGCTGGGGCTTCTCGCGCAGATCCTAGCCCACCGCTTCCGCCTACCCGCGATCGTGCTGCTCCTCGCCTTCGGCGTGACGGCCGGGCCGTACGGCCTGAACCTCGTGCACCCCAGCCAGCTCGAGGAAGGCCTGGGCATCCTCGTGAAGCTAGCTGTCGCGATCATCCTCTTCGAAGGCGCGCTGAACCTGCGCCTCGGGGACCTGCGCCAGGCGGCCCGCGAGGTGCGCAGCCTCGTCACGCTCGGCGTGCTCGTCTCCTGGGTCGGAGGGACGCTCGCAGCCCTACTCATCGCGGGCTTCCCCTTCCCCCTCGCTCTCCTCTTCGGCGCGCTCGTCACCGTCACCGGCCCTACCGTGGTGCAACCCCTCCTCAAACGCATGCGCGTCCCCCGCCGCCTCAAGACCACCCTCGAGGGCGAGGCCATCCTGATCGACCCGATCGGAGCGATCCTCGCGGTGGCCGTGCTCGACGTGGTGATCAGCATCTACGGCGCGGAAGCGCTCACGCTCTGGGGCGCGTTCTGGGCGTACGCGGGCCGGCTCCTCGTGGGGGGCGTGGTGGGGTACGCGGGCGGGGCAATCCTCTCCCGCCTCTTCAAGGTGCGCCGGCTCGTGCCCGCGGAGCTGCGGAACCTAGTCGCACTCGCCGGGGTCTGGCTGGTCTTCGCGATCGCGGAATCCCTCCTCAGCGAGGCCGGCATCATGGCCGCGGTCGCCATGGGACTGAGCTTCCAGCGCGGAGAGGTCCCCGAGGAGCGCCGCCTCCGGCAGTTCAAGGAACAACTCACCGTCCTCGGCATCAGCCTGCTCTTCATCCTCCTCGCGGCCAACCTGCGCCTCGAGGTCATCGCGGCCGAAGGGTGGCGCGGTGTAGCAACAGTCCTGGCGCTGATGTTCGTGGTACGGCCCGCCGCGGTGTACCTCGCCATGCGGGGCTCGAGCTTCACCTGGCAGGAGAAACTCTTCATCGCCTGGATCGGGCCGCGCGGCATCGTGGCGGCCTCGGTCGCCTCGTTGTTCGCGCTGTCCCTCGAGACCGCGGGGTTCACGGACGGGGAGCGGCTCCTCGCCCTGACCTTCCTCACGATCGCGCTGACCGTGACCCTCCAGGGCCTCACCGCGAACCCCATCGCGCGCCTTCTCGGCCTCAAAAGCACCACAGGGCACCGCGCCCTCGTGGTCGGGGCAGGCCCCCTCGCGCGGTACACAGCCCGGATCCTGGAGGAACACGGGCGCCGCGTCACGGTCATCGACCGGAACCTCAGCCTGGTGTACGCCGCGCAGCGGGAAGGCCTCGAGGCCCACCAGGGGAACGCTTTGGAGGAGGAGGTGCTCGAGCGCGCTGGGGCGGACGAGGCCGAGAGCCTGCTCGCCGCGACCGCAAACCCCGAGGTGAACGTGCTCACCGTACAGCTCGCGCGCGAGGCTTTTAATATCACGCGGGCCTACCCCGTGGTGGACACGCCCGAAAAAGGCGCGGGGCCGCAACTCGTGGAACAGGTAGGGGGGCGCATCGCGTTCGGCCGGCCGATCGACATCCGGGACTGGGAGCACGCGCTGAACTACGAGCCGGTGGAGACCTTTGTGTGGGCGGTGCCGAAGGAGTGGCCAAACGTACCGCTCGGGGAGGTGCGCCTGCCCCCGGAACTGCTGCCGCTGGTGCGGATCCAAGGGCGTAACGTGGAGGTTGCGCACAGCGGGCAGACGTGGCGAAAGGGCGAACGGGTCGTGTTTTTGAGTCGGGTGCCGGAGGCGGAGGCGCTCGAGGCCCTCCAGCGGCTCGCGCCGGTTGCCCAGGAGGAGTGA
- a CDS encoding LapA family protein, whose amino-acid sequence MNYRTVTVLLILGLLILFAGLNWELFNTPSTLNLLFTQVEAPLGMTLLGVIGGLTLLYLMFAIGVEAAALMEVRRYARELHAARKLLENEEASRFTKLRQYLQEELEALKEEHAKAREHARALAAQLEEALKAEARGLRTEIEQTEAVLGSAIERLEGRLGQAEAQINQVIERTGNTLAAYIGEIEDRVLGGATAPEEEARPDTSP is encoded by the coding sequence ATGAATTACCGCACGGTCACCGTGCTGTTAATCCTGGGTTTGCTCATCCTGTTCGCCGGACTGAACTGGGAGTTGTTCAACACCCCCTCGACGCTCAACCTTTTATTCACCCAGGTGGAAGCCCCGCTGGGCATGACCCTCCTGGGCGTGATCGGGGGCCTCACCCTGCTGTACCTGATGTTCGCGATCGGGGTGGAAGCCGCGGCCCTCATGGAGGTCCGCCGCTACGCGCGCGAGCTGCACGCCGCCCGTAAGCTCCTCGAGAACGAGGAGGCCTCCCGCTTCACGAAACTCCGCCAGTACCTCCAAGAGGAGCTCGAGGCCCTCAAGGAAGAGCACGCCAAGGCACGCGAGCACGCGCGTGCCCTAGCCGCGCAGCTCGAGGAGGCCCTCAAGGCCGAAGCCCGGGGGCTCCGCACCGAGATCGAGCAAACCGAGGCCGTACTGGGCTCCGCCATCGAGCGCCTCGAGGGGCGGCTCGGACAGGCCGAGGCCCAGATCAACCAGGTCATTGAGCGCACCGGTAACACCTTGGCCGCGTACATCGGGGAGATCGAGGACCGCGTGCTGGGCGGCGCGACGGCCCCGGAAGAAGAGGCGCGGCCCGACACTTCCCCATAA
- the zapE gene encoding cell division protein ZapE, which yields MRLVDRTPEVDLSTLLSSFTPPPRFQTATFDTYTPDPRYASQAAAKERLRRWVRLKPRGWFRKRLPGPKGLYLDGGFGVGKTHLLVATYWEAPAPKAYLSFEELTYTIGLMGMARAVETFAGLGFLMIDEFELDDPGNAQMVTNFLKQTMGRGLRVVTTSNTPPGALGKGRFNAEQFRHQIQGLAAAFEVLHIDGEDYRHRDPAHPPAPLSRAALEARYAEETRPATLDTFAELLAHLRTLHPIRYRQLFAGLKAVYLADLEPIPHEADALRFVHFVDKLYDLGLELFVSGEPLSRLFPESYCYGAYAKKYGRALSRLAELVEASRERVAV from the coding sequence ATGCGGCTCGTGGATCGCACGCCGGAGGTGGACCTCTCCACACTGCTCTCCAGCTTCACGCCCCCCCCACGGTTCCAAACGGCTACGTTCGATACGTACACTCCGGATCCCCGTTATGCCTCGCAGGCCGCGGCGAAGGAGCGGCTTCGGCGCTGGGTGCGGCTCAAACCCCGGGGGTGGTTCCGCAAGAGGCTGCCGGGCCCTAAAGGCCTATACCTTGACGGGGGGTTCGGGGTGGGCAAGACCCACCTGCTCGTCGCCACGTACTGGGAGGCCCCAGCCCCCAAGGCGTACCTATCGTTCGAGGAGCTCACGTACACGATCGGGCTGATGGGCATGGCCCGGGCGGTGGAGACCTTCGCGGGGCTTGGGTTCTTGATGATCGACGAGTTCGAGCTGGACGACCCCGGGAACGCCCAGATGGTCACGAACTTCCTTAAGCAGACGATGGGGCGGGGCCTCAGGGTGGTGACGACCTCGAACACTCCGCCCGGCGCGCTGGGCAAGGGCCGGTTCAACGCGGAGCAGTTCCGGCACCAGATCCAGGGGCTGGCCGCGGCCTTCGAGGTGCTGCACATCGACGGCGAGGATTACCGGCACCGCGACCCCGCACACCCGCCCGCGCCGCTCTCCCGCGCGGCGCTCGAGGCCCGCTACGCGGAGGAAACGCGCCCCGCGACCTTGGATACCTTCGCGGAGCTGCTCGCGCACCTCCGCACGCTGCACCCAATCCGGTACCGGCAGTTGTTCGCGGGGCTCAAGGCAGTGTACCTCGCGGACCTCGAGCCCATCCCCCACGAGGCGGACGCGCTTCGGTTCGTGCACTTTGTGGACAAGCTTTACGACCTGGGGCTCGAGTTGTTCGTGTCGGGGGAGCCGCTTTCCCGTCTGTTTCCGGAGTCCTACTGCTACGGTGCGTACGCGAAGAAGTACGGTCGGGCCTTGTCGCGCTTGGCGGAGCTGGTGGAGGCCTCCCGCGAGCGGGTCGCCGTATAA
- a CDS encoding TIGR04053 family radical SAM/SPASM domain-containing protein has protein sequence MRPDFDRYPFLVAWEMTHACDLACKHCRASAEPDPLPGELTTTEALALLEELATYQPKPILLPTGGDPLKRPDLWVILERARELGVKVGITPAVTPLLTREVVARFKALGVHQMAISLDGASPETHDVFRGVPGTFERAVAALEWAREVGLPTQINTTVTRSTRPELPKLAELGARLGIAAWEVFFLVPVGRGALLEQLTPQEYEETLAWLYQASKTYPVHIRTTEAPHFRRVVLQMREAQGGTDRALVRKGRGMHMHDGYGFVFVSATGEVYPSGFLPLSAGNIRERSLLEIYRESPLFRDLRDKSKLKGKCGVCEFREICGGSRARAWAETGDPLGPEPRCAYVPEALRG, from the coding sequence ATGAGGCCCGATTTCGACCGCTACCCGTTCTTGGTGGCCTGGGAGATGACGCACGCGTGCGATCTCGCGTGCAAGCACTGCCGGGCCAGCGCCGAGCCCGACCCCCTTCCCGGCGAGCTCACCACCACCGAGGCGCTCGCCTTATTGGAGGAACTCGCGACCTACCAACCCAAGCCCATCCTTCTCCCCACCGGGGGGGATCCGTTGAAACGGCCGGACCTCTGGGTCATCCTGGAGCGCGCCCGTGAGCTGGGCGTCAAAGTGGGGATCACGCCCGCGGTCACGCCCCTGCTGACCCGGGAGGTGGTGGCGCGCTTCAAGGCGCTCGGGGTGCACCAGATGGCGATCTCCCTGGACGGCGCGAGCCCCGAGACGCACGACGTGTTCCGCGGGGTGCCCGGCACGTTCGAGCGGGCCGTCGCGGCGCTGGAGTGGGCGCGGGAGGTGGGCCTCCCCACGCAGATCAACACCACCGTGACCCGCTCGACCCGGCCGGAGCTTCCGAAGCTGGCCGAGCTCGGGGCGCGGCTCGGGATCGCGGCGTGGGAGGTGTTCTTCCTGGTGCCCGTGGGGCGCGGGGCGTTGCTCGAGCAGCTCACCCCACAGGAGTACGAGGAGACCTTGGCCTGGCTGTACCAGGCCTCCAAGACCTACCCGGTGCACATCCGCACCACCGAGGCCCCGCACTTCCGCCGGGTGGTGCTGCAGATGCGGGAGGCCCAGGGAGGCACGGACCGCGCCCTCGTGCGCAAGGGGCGGGGGATGCACATGCACGACGGGTACGGGTTCGTGTTCGTCAGCGCGACCGGGGAGGTGTACCCCTCCGGGTTCCTTCCCCTTTCCGCGGGGAACATCCGGGAACGATCCTTGCTGGAGATCTACCGCGAAAGCCCCTTGTTCCGTGACTTACGCGACAAGAGCAAGCTCAAAGGCAAGTGCGGCGTGTGCGAGTTCCGGGAGATCTGCGGGGGCAGCCGCGCCCGGGCTTGGGCCGAGACCGGGGACCCGTTGGGTCCCGAGCCGCGTTGCGCGTACGTACCCGAGGCGCTGCGCGGGTGA
- a CDS encoding SDR family oxidoreductase, whose product MPNPKVAVVTGASRGLGAAFARVLAEEGYALALGARTLSDLERVAASLDAPSLTHPLDVTVPGSVDAFREVTLARFGRVDALIVNAGIGLFKPLEAFTPQEFEQLFAVNVTGAWLTVRAFLEPLKAARGLVVMVSSDVSTRVFPTGGPYCATKFALRALARTLQLEHPELRVLELRPGATDTYFAGSEEGASGKEAYLKAATVAEALRFALRLPQDARLEELALRPAALEPVY is encoded by the coding sequence ATGCCAAACCCCAAAGTCGCCGTTGTCACTGGAGCTTCCCGCGGCCTTGGCGCCGCATTCGCCCGTGTCCTCGCCGAGGAAGGGTACGCGCTCGCCCTCGGCGCGCGCACCCTAAGCGACCTCGAGCGCGTCGCGGCCTCCCTGGACGCCCCATCCCTCACGCACCCCCTGGACGTCACCGTTCCCGGCAGCGTGGATGCCTTCCGGGAAGTGACCCTGGCGCGTTTCGGGCGTGTGGATGCGCTCATCGTCAACGCCGGGATCGGCCTGTTCAAACCGCTGGAGGCGTTCACCCCCCAGGAGTTTGAGCAGCTGTTCGCGGTGAACGTCACTGGGGCGTGGCTCACCGTGCGGGCTTTCCTCGAGCCCCTTAAGGCCGCTCGAGGCCTTGTCGTGATGGTCTCCTCCGACGTCTCCACCCGCGTCTTCCCTACCGGCGGCCCGTACTGCGCCACCAAGTTCGCCCTGCGCGCCCTCGCGCGCACGCTGCAGCTGGAACACCCCGAACTGCGCGTGCTCGAGCTACGCCCCGGCGCGACCGACACGTACTTTGCGGGAAGCGAGGAAGGCGCATCGGGGAAGGAAGCGTACCTCAAAGCGGCAACGGTCGCGGAAGCCCTGCGCTTCGCCTTGCGCCTGCCTCAAGACGCGCGCCTCGAGGAGCTCGCGCTGCGCCCCGCGGCGCTGGAGCCCGTGTACTGA
- a CDS encoding putative toxin-antitoxin system toxin component, PIN family, translated as MRVVLDTNVYIAALLTPYGVPWRVLELWYEGQYELVISQPVFAELQEVLGRKKFAKRIDPLLSDALLEDLKRLATWVRLKAPANVSVRDPKDLMVLGTALGGKARFIVTGDEDMLVLRSFRGIRILTPKEALEVIRGR; from the coding sequence GTGCGGGTTGTCTTAGATACGAATGTTTACATCGCTGCACTGCTCACCCCTTATGGGGTGCCATGGCGTGTACTTGAGCTTTGGTATGAGGGTCAGTACGAACTCGTGATCTCCCAGCCAGTTTTTGCCGAGCTGCAGGAGGTCCTTGGAAGGAAAAAGTTCGCCAAGCGAATCGACCCGCTTTTAAGTGACGCGTTGCTCGAAGATCTTAAACGTTTGGCGACCTGGGTGCGATTAAAAGCCCCCGCTAATGTGAGCGTGCGCGATCCCAAGGACCTCATGGTCTTAGGAACCGCGCTCGGCGGGAAGGCCCGTTTCATCGTGACGGGTGACGAGGACATGCTCGTGTTGCGAAGCTTTCGGGGGATCCGCATCCTTACGCCCAAGGAAGCCCTGGAGGTGATCCGTGGCCGGTAG